GTAAAACGCCAAACTATGCTGCCTCTGTGTATTTAGGTGATTTACTGGTAACCTGTTATTCGCCTTATAGCCGCAACCGCACTTTTGGCAACATGATCGGCAAGGGCTATACTGTGCAGTCGGCACAACTGGAGATGAATATGATTGCTGAAGGGTATTATGCCTCTAAATGTTTGAATCATATCAATCAAACGGTAGGAGCGGAGGTTCCGATTGCCGATACGGTTTATAAAATTTTATGGGAACGCTTATCGCCTGCTCAAGGATTTGCCAAGATTGAAGAAGGGCTGATCTAATGCCTGCGGCATTACTTAAATAAAGAAGCTGCAATACCATCGGCTAGTAAAAGACCTTCATCGGTAAGCTTTAAATGATGGTTTTGTTGTGTCACTGTGCCATGTGCCAGCGAAGGCTTGATGGTATGGAGGAGACGTTCCCGTTCTGTATGCCCCCATTTGTTTTCAATAACGTTCAGGTCTATACCTTCCATGGTCCGTAATGAAATCATCAGGTACTCATTCAACTGATCTGCTGAACTGAGTATTTCTTTTTCAAAAGGCACTTTATCTAGTTGGATAGCTGAAATGTACTGTTGGTTGTTGGCTACATTCCACTGGCGTTCTGTACCATTAAAGGAGTGAGCTGAAGGTCCCAAACCTAAATAAGCTTGTCCTTTCCAATAGGAGGAGTTATGACGGCTTCTATGGCCGGGTTTGGCAAAATTGGACACTTCATAGTGGTCATAACCCGCGGCCCGCAGCCACTGCATGAGCAGTAGAAACTGGTGGCCTTGTTTATCGGCATCCACCGGTAGTTTTTGATGATTGCTGATCAATTTATGAAGCGGGGTCCTTTCTTCTACCGTAAGCGCATAACAGGAGAGGTGTGGGATATTGTATTGAATAGCCGTCTGTACATTTTGCTCCCACATTTCGTTTGTTAAGAGCGGTGAGCCATAAATCAGGTCAATGGTCAGATTGGTTATGCCGGCTGCTAAGCTCAGTTCTATACACTGTCGTGCATGATTAGCCGTATGGGCCCTATTCATCCAACGAAGTTCCTCTTCAAAAAAGGATTGAACGCCTATGCTCAGGCGGTTAATGCCTGTGTCCTTCCAGCCCTTGAGTTTATCGGCCGTAATATCGTCTGGGTTGGCCTCCAAAGTGATTTCTGCATCTTCTGCAACAGAAAAGGTTTGCCTGATGTTTTCAATCAGCAATCGGCAATCGTCGATCGACAATAAGCTTGGCGTACCGCCGCCAAAATAGATGGTATTTACCGTAGCGTCGACCAGATAATCCTTTTGAAGGCTGATTTCTTTTGCCAAGGCCGCTACCAGGTCATCTTTATATCTTAAAGAAGTGGTAAAATGGAAATTACAGTAGTTACAAGCCTGTTTACAAAAGGGGATATGCAAATAAATTCCAGCCAATGACGTTCTAATTAAGCTCTACAAAATATTTTTACAAGATCGGATGGCGAA
This genomic interval from Flavisolibacter tropicus contains the following:
- the hemW gene encoding radical SAM family heme chaperone HemW, whose product is MAGIYLHIPFCKQACNYCNFHFTTSLRYKDDLVAALAKEISLQKDYLVDATVNTIYFGGGTPSLLSIDDCRLLIENIRQTFSVAEDAEITLEANPDDITADKLKGWKDTGINRLSIGVQSFFEEELRWMNRAHTANHARQCIELSLAAGITNLTIDLIYGSPLLTNEMWEQNVQTAIQYNIPHLSCYALTVEERTPLHKLISNHQKLPVDADKQGHQFLLLMQWLRAAGYDHYEVSNFAKPGHRSRHNSSYWKGQAYLGLGPSAHSFNGTERQWNVANNQQYISAIQLDKVPFEKEILSSADQLNEYLMISLRTMEGIDLNVIENKWGHTERERLLHTIKPSLAHGTVTQQNHHLKLTDEGLLLADGIAASLFK